From Camelina sativa cultivar DH55 chromosome 7, Cs, whole genome shotgun sequence, one genomic window encodes:
- the LOC104703465 gene encoding mavicyanin-like, whose protein sequence is MMMRSPRSTTCTNLIMLCICVVVLSVGMAADGPRVFKVGDDFGWSVPLPNDTAVYSRWASSNRFHIGDSLSFVYDKDSVMEVDKWGFYHCNSSDPITAFDNGNSTFDLDRPGLFYFISGSNDHCTSGQRLIVEVMHIHHHHHDHDHAGTASMPPSMSPLSASPSASASASALPSFHAFLFLLPIIATSCFISS, encoded by the exons aTGATGATGAGATCTCCACGGTCGACGACTTGTACTAATCTAATAATGCTGTGCATTTGTGTTGTGGTGTTGTCGGTGGGCATGGCGGCGGATGGTCCTAGGGTTTTCAAGGTTGGAGACGATTTCGGTTGGAGCGTCCCACTCCCGAATGATACAGCGGTTTATAGCCGCTGGGCGAGCAGCAACCGCTTCCACATCGGTGATTCACTCT CGTTTGTGTACGACAAGGACTCGGTGATGGAGGTGGACAAATGGGGGTTCTACCACTGCAACAGCAGCGATCCCATTACTGCCTTTGACAATGGGAACAGCACATTCGACCTTGATCGTCCTGGTCTCTTCTACTTCATCAGCGGCTCCAACGACCACTGCACCAGCGGCCAGCGTCTCATAGTCGAAGTCATGCATatccaccaccatcatcatgaCCATGATCACGCCGGCACTGCTTCCATGCCTCCATCCATGTCGCCTCTCTCCGCCTCTCCCTCGGCCTCGGCCTCGGCCTCCGCCCTGCCTTCCTTTCATGCTTTCCTTTTTCTGCTGCCCATCATAGCTACTTCTTGTTTCATTTCGTCTTAG
- the LOC104703461 gene encoding peroxisome biogenesis protein 2 → MTPPPDDDWIRSYQRLLPQSQSLHASHRSVIPVAISRVNQFDAARLDVEMSAMLKEQLVKVFTLMKPGMLFQYEPELDAFLEFLIWRFSIWVDKPTPGNALMNLRYRDERVAAEQFGLVRTGLEGPGLTAPQKIWYCVASVGGQYLFSRLQSFSAFRRWGDSEQRPLARRLWTVIQHIEGIYKAASFLNLLSFLYTGRYRNLIEKALKARLVYRSPHMNRSVSFEYMNRQLVWNEFSEMLLLLLPLLNSSAVKNILSPFAKDKSSSSKEDTVNCPICQVDPAIPFIALPCQHRYCYYCIRTRCASAASFRCLRCNEPVVAIQREGVSSGK, encoded by the exons ATGACGCCGCCTCCAGACGATGATTGGATCCGCTCTTATCAACGATTGCTTCCCCAGTCGCAGTCTCTTCACGCTTCCCACCGG TCAGTTATACCGGTTGCAATCTCTAGAGTGAATCAGTTTGACGCTGCACGACTAGATGTTGAAATGTCAGCCATGTTGAAGGAACAGTTGGTTAAGGTTTTCACTTTGATGAAG CCAGGAATGCTCTTTCAATACGAACCAGAACTTGATGCTTTCCTTGAGTTTCTCATTTGGAGATTCTCTATTTGGGTTGACAAACCCACTCCCGGAAATGCTCTCATGAACCTTAGATACAGAGATGAACGTGTAGCAGCCGAACAATTCGGTTTag TCAGAACAGGACTTGAAGGACCCGGCCTTACTGCTCCTCAAAAGATTTGGTACTGTGTTGCCTCCGTTGGTGGTCAGTATCTCTTCTCCCGTTTGCAGTCCTTTTCTGCTTTCCGTAGATGGGGTGATTCTGAGCAG AGACCATTGGCAAGGCGACTTTGGACCGTCATACAGCATATCGAAGGCATCTACAAAGCTGCTTCTTTTCTTAACCTATTGTCTTTTCTTTATACCGGAAG GTATAGGAACCTCATTGAAAAAGCTTTAAAAGCTAGGCTTGTCTATAGGAGTCCCCATATGAATCGATCTGTCAGCTTCGAGTACATGAACCGCCAACTTGTGTGGAATGAATTTTCG GAAATGCTTCTGTTACTTCTTCCGCTGCTCAACTCTTCAGCTGTTAAGAATATTCTTAGTCCATTTGCCAAGGACAAGTCCTCAAGCAGTAAAGAGGATACAGTGAATTGCCCTATTTGCCAAGTGGATCCTGCAATTCCGTTTATTGCTCTGCCTTGCCAGCACAg GTACTGTTACTACTGCATAAGGACCCGCTGCGCTTCAGCAGCATCGTTCCGGTGTCTTAGATGTAACGAGCCTGTGGTTGCCATACAACGGGAAGGTGTTTCAAGTGGCAAATGA
- the LOC104703463 gene encoding golgin candidate 5, which produces MAWFSGKVSLGGFPDLTGAVNKFQESVKNIEKNFDNALGFDDKSDESAPAEASSMWPPAVDTKSLFDPLMSFMGNTSDDKPDTLEDSVSTDNPSLIEGTEEKEEEEEKGFVNLATEQAVSVEANKETNVIREADQAEIPEVTETTVVLDLKDDDDDPESQMVLEDSSLQNPASSGYITSPEPNEKPQMTASQDSHPESGGDAESEVVESQPEDAGTRQVTLEKKDTIYPPVLDGLHKSTDTDETTTEQETLGENLEEGTSIINDEVSPDINNLHSTESPHTHPSISESDSPPHESSVPKRSSSDEISERIVDLVSSELDSRLDASEFNENQRSSSATNVSDSADVVLELEKTKKEMKMLENALQGAARQAQAKADEIAKLMHENEQLKSVSEDLKRKSNEAEVESLREEYHQRVATLERKVYALTKERDTLRREHNKKSDAAALLKEKDEIINQVMAEGEELSKKQAAQEAQIRKLRAQIREVEEEKKGLITKLQSEENKVESIKRDKTATEKLLQETIEKHQAELTSQKDYYSNALAAAKEAQALAEERTNNEARTELENRLKEAGERESMLVQALEELRQTLSKKEQQAVFREDMFRREIEDLERRYQASERRCEELITQVPESTRPLLRQIEAMQETTARRAEAWAAVERTLNARLQEAETKAATAEERERSVNERLSQTLSRINVLEAQLSCLRAEQGQLSKSLEKERQRAAENRQEYLAAKEEVDTLEGRANQLEVELRELRRKHKQELQEVLLHNELIQKDLEREKASRLDLERTSRINSSASEQLPIARQNSAFENGGLSRKLSSAGSLGSMEESYFLQASLDSSDKYSEKRSTPEATMSPYYMKSITPSAYEATLRQKEGELASYMSRLASMESIRDSLAEELVKMTAECEKLRGEADRVPGIKAELEALRQRHAAALELMGERDEELEELRADIVDLKEMYREQVNMLVNKIQ; this is translated from the exons ATGGCTTGGTTCAGTGGAAAAGTTTCTCTGGGAGGATTCCCAGATCTCACCGGGGCAGTCAATAAATTCCAGGAGAGCGTCAAAAACATCGAGAAGAATTTCGACAACGCCCTTGGCTTTGACGACAAGTCCGACGAATCTGCCCCCGCTGAag CTTCAAGTATGTGGCCACCTGCTGTTGATACCAAAAGTCTCTTCGATCCTTTAATGTCCTTCATGGGTAACACCTCCGATGATAAGCCAGATACTTTGGAAGACTCCGTCAGTACAGATAATCCGTCTCTTATTGAAggaacagaagaaaaagaagaagaagaagaaaaaggatttGTTAATCTTGCTACTGAACAAGCAGTATCTGTTGAAGCAAATAAAGAAACTAATGTGATAAGAGAAGCTGATCAAGCAGAAATTCCCGAGGTAACAGAGACTACTGTTGTTTTAGATctcaaagatgatgatgatgatcctgaATCACAGATGGTTCTCGAAGACTCTTCTCTTCAGAATCCTGCATCATCAGGTTACATCACTAGTCCTGAACCTAATGAAAAGCCCCAAATGACAGCTTCTCAAGATTCACATCCCGAGTCAGGAGGAGATGCTGAATCAGAGGTTGTGGAATCACAGCCAGAAGACGCTGGAACAAGACAAGTTACTCTAGAGAAAAAAGACACAATTTACCCCCCTGTGTTAGATGGACTGCATAAGTCTACTGATACGGATGAGACAACAACTGAACAGGAAACTCTGGGTGAAAATCTGGAAGAGGGAACCTCGATTATAAATGATGAAGTTTCACCtgatataaataatttacataGTACAGAGTCTCCTCATACTCATCCGTCAATTTCTGAGTCCGATAGTCCTCCTCATGAGTCTTCTGTACCAAAGAGATCTTCTTCAGATGAAATTTCAGAGAGAATCGTAGATCTTGTGTCTTCTGAACTAGATTCAAGACTGGATGCTAGTGAATTCAATGAAAACCAGCGTTCAAGCTCGGCTACAAATGTTTCCGACTCCGCTGATGTTGTTCTGGAATTAGAGAAGAccaaaaaggaaatgaaaatgTTGGAAAATGCCCTGCAAGGTGCTGCAAGGCAAGCTCAG GCAAAGGCTGATGAGATTGCGAAGTTGATGCATGAAAATGAGCAGCTAAAATCTGTCTCTGAGGATTTGAAG AGGAAATCTAATGAAGCTGAAGTTGAGTCTTTGCGAGAAGAATACCATCAAAGAGTTGCAACTCTTGAGAGGaag GTTTATGCTCTCACCAAAGAGCGGGATACACTTAGAAGAGAACATAACAAGAAAAGTGATGCTGCGGCCCTTTTGAAGGAAAAAgatgaaattataaatcaagttatGGCTGAAG GCGAAGAGCTTTCAAAGAAACAGGCTGCTCAAGAAGCTCAGATCAGGAAGCTAAGGGCTCAG ATAAGAGAGgtcgaagaagagaagaaaggactGATCACAAAGCTTCAG TCTGAAGAAAATAAGGTTGAAAGCATTAAAAGGGACAAGACAGCTACAGAAAAGTTGCTGCAAGAGACCATCGAAAAACATCAAGCCGAACTTACTTCTCAGAAAGACTattactcaaatgcattagCTGCAGCGAAGGAAGCTCAAGCATTAGCTGAAGAGCGTACCAACAATGAAGCGAGAACAGAGTTAGAGAATCGTCTAAAGGAGGCCGGCGAGAGGGAATCTATGCTAGTCCAGGCGCTGGAAGAATTGAGGCAAACCTTAAGCAAAAAGGAGCAACAG GCAGTGTTTAGGGAAGACATGTTCCGTCGAGAAATTGAGGACCTTGAAAGACGTTATCAG GCTAGTGAGCGGAGGTGTGAGGAATTGATCACTCAGGTTCCTGAGTCGACAAGGCCTCTCCTAAGACAGATTGAGGCTATGCAG GAAACTACAGCCAGAAGAGCAGAAGCGTGGGCTGCTGTAGAAAGAACTCTGAATGCTCGATTGCAG GAAGCAGAAACTAAAGCTGCAACAGCTGAAGAACGAGAACGCTCTGTGAACGAACGTCTCTCACAAACTTTATCAAGGATCAATGTTCTAGAGGCCCAG CTTTCATGCCTCAGGGCAGAACAGGGCCAGTTAAGCAAGTCGCTTGAGAAAGAGAGGCAGAGAGCAGCAGAAAATAGACAGGAGTATCTGGCAGCTAAGGAGGAAGTAGATACTCTAGAAGGTCGAGCAAACCAACTTGAGGTGGAATTAAGGGAACTTCGGAGAAAACATAAGCAAGAGTTGCAAGAAGTTCTGCTCCACAACGAGCTTATTCAAAAG GACTTAGAGAGGGAGAAGGCTTCACGTTTGGATCTTGAAAGAACATCCCGCATCAATTCCTCAGCCTCTGAACAGCTTCCCATAGCAAGGCAAAATTCTGCCTTTGAGAATG GAGGCTTGTCAAGAAAGCTCTCAAGCGCAGGCAGCCTTGGAAGCATGGAGGAGAGCTATTTTCTGCAAGCTTCTCTTGATTCTTCAGATAAGTATTCTGAGAAGAGAAGCACGCCTGAGGCAACAATGAGTCCGTACTACATGAAGAGCATCACACCTAGTGCTTATGAAGCCACGCTTCGACAGAAAGAGGGCGAACTTGCTTCATACATGTCCCGCTTG GCATCAATGGAGTCTATCCGAGATTCCCTGGCTGAAGAACTAGTCAAAATGACAGCAGAG TGTGAAAAATTACGGGGGGAGGCGGATAGGGTCCCGGGCATAAAGGCAGAGCTGGAAGCACTAAGGCAAAGGCATGCAGCTGCTCTGGAGTTGATGGGTGAAAGAGATGAGGAG TTGGAGGAACTTCGAGCGGATATAGTGGACCTGAAGGAGATGTACAGGGAGCAAGTGAATATGCTGGTGAACAAG ATCCAATGA
- the LOC104703462 gene encoding probable plastidic glucose transporter 3, translated as MDSVRRTYTIMRGRHIDKRVPSKDFLSSLDKAETAVRLPAGTGKDNGNPSWKRSLPHVLVASLTSLLFGYHLGVVNETLESISVDLGFSGNTIAEGLVVSTCLGGAFIGSLFSGLVTDGVGRRRAFQLSALPMIVGASVSASTESLEGMLLGRFLVGIGMGIGPSVTALYVTEVSPAYVRGTYGSSTQIATCIGLLGSLFAGIPAKDNLGWWRICFWISIVPAAVLAVFMELCVESPQWLFKRGRAAEAEAVFEKLLGGAYVKAAMAELMKSDRGDDADSAKLSELLFGRSFRVVFIGSTLFALQQLSGINAVFYFSSTVFKKAGVPSASANICVGVCNLLGSTVAVVLMDKLGRKVLLIGSFAGMAVSLGLQAMAYTSLSSPFGTLFLSVGGMLLFVLSFATGAGPVPSLLLSEICPGRLRATALAVCLAVHWVINFFVGLLFLRMLEQLGSVLLNAIFGFFCVVAVIFVQKNVIETKGKSLQEIEISLLSSTQ; from the exons ATGGATTCTGTTCGACGCACTTACACCATTATGCGTGGTCGTCACATTGACAAGCGCGTTCCTTCTAAAgattttctctcttctttggatAAAGCTGAAACTGCAG TACGTCTGCCTGCTGGCACGGGAAAAGACAATGGCAATCCTTCCTGGAAGCGATCTCTGCCTCACGTGCTCGTTGCATCACTCACTTCACTTTTATTCGGCTATCATCTCGG GGTTGTTAATGAAACTCTCGAAAGCATATCAGTTGACCTTGGCTTTAGTGGGAACACCATCGCTGAAG GTCTTGTGGTTAGCACGTGTTTAGGCGGCGCCTTTATTGGATCTTTGTTCAGTGGGTTGGTTACAGATGGTGTTGGCCGCCGAAGAGCTTTCCAGTTGAGCGCTTTACCAATGATTGTTGGAGCTTCCGTgag CGCATCAACTGAGAGTCTTGAGGGCATGCTCCTGGGAAGGTTTTTGGTCGGAATTGGGATGGGCATTGGTCCTTCTGTTACGGCTCTCTATGTCACTGAG GTGTCACCTGCTTATGTGAGAGGCACATATGGGAGTTCTACCCAAATTGCGACATGTATTGGACTTCTAGGCTCGCTGTTTGCTGGAATCCCGGCAAAAGATAACTTGGGCTG GTGGCGTATATGTTTTTGGATATCCATAGTCCCAGCTGCAGTGCTTGCTGTTTTCATGGAACTCTGCGTGGAAAGTCCTCAGTGGCTTTTTAAG AGAGGAAGGGCAGCTGAAGCTGAAGCTGTGTTTGAGAAGCTATTGGGAGGGGCATACGTCAAAGCTGCTATGGCAGAGTTGATGAAGTCGGATAGGGGAGATGACGCAGATTCAGCCAAATTGTCGGAGTTGCTTTTTGGGCGCAGTTTTAGAG TGGTTTTCATTGGATCTACCCTTTTTGCTTTACAACAGTTGTCTGGGATAAACGCTGTGTTCTATTTTTCATCAACTGTCTTCAAGAAAGCTGGTGTACCTTCAGCCTCTGCAAACATATGTGTAGGAGTTTGCAACCTCTTAG GTTCAACTGTGGCAGTGGTTTTGATGGATAAACTGGGGAGAAAAGTGTTGCTTATTGGGAGTTTTGCGGGCATG GCAGTATCGCTGGGTCTCCAAGCAATGGCATATACTTCGCTTTCATCACCCTTTGGAACCTTGTTTCTCTCGGTTGGAGGAATGCTATT GTTTGTGTTGTCATTTGCAACTGGAGCGGGTCCTGTTCCAAGTCTTCTCCTGTCTGAGATATGCCCTGGTCGTCTTCGGGCAACAGCGTTGGCTGTTTGTCTTGCTGTTCACTGG GTTATAAACTTCTTTGTGGGGCTGCTGTTTCTGAGAATGCTGGAGCAACTAGGTTCGGTGCTTCTTAATGCaatctttggtttcttctgtgTGGTGGCGGTTATCTTTGTGCAGAAGAACGTGATTGAGACTAAAGGGAAGAGCCTCCAAGAGATAGAAATCAGTCTGCTATCTTCCACCCAGTGA
- the LOC104703464 gene encoding uncharacterized protein LOC104703464, whose protein sequence is MALSLSLPRPPSLSLSLSTSSVVPRSRLAWIRCGPRDNRGPLLKGRILSSEAIQSIQSLKRAQRTGSLSLSLPPLRRLLKSDLLSVLRELLRQDHCTLAVHVLSTIRSEYPPVDLVLYADVVNALTRNRELEEIDRIIGEIEGIEGGYQSDKALAKLIRAVVGAERRESAVRIYAMMRESGWGSGSWEADEYVAEVLSKGLRRLGEHDLAAQVAATQMFNSKGLGNGTESKNIEDVM, encoded by the coding sequence ATGGCGCTTTCTCTCAGCCTGCCTCGACCACCAAGTCTTAGCCTAAGCCTTAGCACTAGCAGCGTCGTTCCTAGGAGTAGGCTGGCTTGGATCCGATGCGGCCCCCGGGACAACCGCGGACCTCTTCTCAAAGGTCGGATCCTGAGCTCCGAAGCCATCCAATCGATACAGTCCCTAAAGCGAGCCCAGCGCACCGGCTCCCTCTCCCTTAGCCTCCCTCCTCTCAGGCGTCTCCTAAAATCTGACCTCCTCTCCGTCCTCCGTGAGCTTCTCCGCCAGGACCACTGCACCCTCGCTGTCCACGTTCTCTCCACTATCCGTTCTGAGTATCCACCCGTCGACCTCGTTCTCTACGCCGACGTCGTCAACGCTCTCACGAGGAACAGGGAGTTGGAAGAGATAGACCGTATCATCGGCGAAATAGAGGGAATTGAGGGCGGTTACCAAAGCGACAAGGCACTCGCCAAGTTGATTAGGGCGGTCGTGGGAGCTGAGAGGAGGGAATCGGCGGTGAGGATATACGCCATGATGAGAGAGAGCGGGTGGGGGTCTGGATCGTGGGAGGCGGACGAGTACGTAGCGGAGGTTCTGAGCAAGGGACTCCGGAGATTAGGGGAACATGACTTAGCAGCTCAGGTGGCCGCCACTCAAATGTTCAATTCTAAAGGTTTAGGAAATGGAACAGAGAGTAAGAATATAGAGGATGTGATGTGA
- the LOC104705113 gene encoding rop guanine nucleotide exchange factor 12-like, which produces MVRASEEEQESYRSRLFNFKWRNNENNNATRHAKSLSVETGLDEAATGSNEAEPLTIIHPSKAPPLLRSAADEAALAAALAREKQLLADVEQMKERFSKLLLGEDNSGGGKGVSSALALSNAITNIAASVFGEQRRLEPMPAERRARWRKEIDWLLSVTDYVVEFAPSQQKNKDGTNMEIMTTRQRTDLHMNIPALKKLDAMLIDCLENFKDQSEFTYVSKDSPDSDKRNDEKWWIPTVKVPPDGLSDAARRFLQYQKDSVNQVLKAAMAINAQVLFEMEIPESYIDSLPKNGRASLGDQXGDLGVAVGGVLNDAP; this is translated from the exons ATGGTTCGTGCATCAGAAGAAGAACAGGAAAGCTATAGGAGCAGGCTCTTTAATTTCAAATGGAGGAACAACGAAAACAACAATGCAACGAGACACGCCAAAAGTCTCAGCGTCGAGACAGGTCTAGATGAGGCTGCCACGGGGTCCAACGAGGCCGAACCGTTGACAATTATTCATCCTAGTAAGGCCCCGCCACTTTTAAGATCAGCTGCGGATGAAGCAGCGCTCGCCGCCGCACTGGCTAGAGAAAAGCAGCTTTTGGCAG ATGTGGAGCAGATGAAAGAACGCTTCTCCAAGCTGTTGCTGGGAGAGGACAACTCCGGTGGAGGCAAAGGAGTATCCTCTGCTCTCGCCCTCTCAAACGCAATCACAAACATTGCAG CTTCCGTGTTCGGAGAGCAACGGCGTTTGGAGCCAATGCCTGCAGAGAGGAGAGCAAGATGGAGAAAAGAGATTGATTGGCTTCTCTCGGTGACCGACTACGTTGTGGAGTTTGCTCCATCtcagcaaaaaaataaagatgggaCCAATATGGAG ATAATGACCACACGCCAACGTACTGACCTACACATGAACATCCCCGCATTGAAGAAACTGGACGCCATGCTCATC GATTGTCTAGAAAATTTCAAGGACCAAAGCGAGTTCACCTATGTTTCAAAAGACTCCCCTGACTCAGACAAGAGAAACGACGAAAAATGGTGGATTCCGACAGTCAAAGTTCCGCCAGATGGTCTATCAGATGCAGCTAGAAGGTTCTTGCAGTACCAGAAGGACAGTGTAAACCAGGTTCTAAAGGCAGCCATGGCCATAAACGCACAGGTTTTGTTCGAGATGGAAATACCTGAGAGCTACATCGACTCTCTCCCTAAG AACGGGAGGGCGAGTCTCGGGGATCAGTNAGGTGACCTTGGAGTGGCCGTTGGAGGTGTCCTCAATGATGCACCCTGA
- the LOC109125367 gene encoding homeobox-leucine zipper protein GLABRA 2-like — MVSCAEEDGCRLFKETPHPDEKQRQQLSKQLGLAPRQVKFWFQNRRTQIKAIQERHENSLLKAELEKLREENKAMRESFSKAANSSCPNCGGGPDDLHLENSKLKAELDKLRAALGRTPYPLQASCSEDQEQRLGSLDFYTGVFALEKSRIAEIANRATLELQKMATSGEPLWLRSVETGREILNYDEYLKEFPQAQASSFPGRKTIEASRDVGIVFMDAHKLAQSFMDVGQWKEMFACLVSKAATVDVIRQGEGPSRIDGAIQLMFGEMQLLTPVVPTREVYFVRSCRQLTPEKWAIVDVSVSVEDSNTEKEASLLKCRKLPSGCIIEDTSNGHSKVTWVEHLDVSASTVQPLFRSLVNTGLAFGARHWVATLQLHCERLVFFMATNVPTKDSLGLSISLDPPFTISVFRYI; from the exons ATGGTGTCTTGCGCTGAGGAGGATG GTTGCAGGCTATTCAAAGAGACACCACATCCGGACGAGAAGCAACGACAGCAGCTAAGCAAGCAATTAGGACTGGCTCCTCGCCAGGTCAAGTTCTGGTTTCAAAATCGCCGCACCCAGATCAAG GCTATTCAAGAACGGCACGAGAACTCGCTGCTCAAGGCTGAGCTGGAGAAGCTGCGAGAGGAAAACAAAGCCATGAGAGAGTCGTTTTCCAAGGCGGCTAATTCCTCCTGCCCCAACTGCGGAGGAGGCCCCGATGATCTCCATCTCGAAAACTCCAAACTGAAAGCCGAGCTTGATAAGCTTCGTGCAGCTCTCGGTCGCACTCCCTATCCCCTGCAGGCTTCATGCTCCGAAGATCAAGAACAACGTCTCGGATCTCTCGATTTCTACACTGGCGTATTTGCCCTGGAGAAGTCCCGCATCGCCGAGATTGCCAACCGAGCCACCCTTGAACTCCAGAAGATGGCCACCTCCGGCGAACCTCTGTGGCTCCGCAGCGTTGAGACTGGCCGTGAGATTCTTAACTACGATGAGTACCTCAAGGAGTTTCCTCAAGCTCAAGCCTCTTCGTTTCCTGGAAGGAAGACCATCGAAGCATCTAGAGATGTGGGGATTGTGTTTATGGACGCGCATAAACTTGCCCAGAGTTTCATGGACGTG GGGCAATGGAAAGAGATGTTTGCGTGCTTGGTCTCAAAGGCGGCGACTGTTGATGTAATCCGTCAAGGTGAAGGGCCTTCACGGATTGACGGTGCCATTCAGTTG ATGTTTGGGGAGATGCAGCTGCTCACTCCGGTCGTTCCCACTAGAGAAGTGTACTTCGTGAGAAGCTGCCGGCAGCTGACCCCTGAGAAATGGGCTATTGTGGACGTCTCGGTGTCCGTGGAGGACAGCAACACAGAGAAGGAGGCTTCTCTGCTTAAATGCCGAAAACTGCCCTCAGGGTGCATCATTGAGGACACCTCCAACGGCCACTCCAAGGTCACCTGGGTGGAGCACCTTGACGTGTCTGCCTCCACAGTTCAGCCTCTCTTCCGCTCCTTAGTCAACACCGGTTTGGCCTTTGGGGCTCGACACTGGGTCGCCACACTTCAGCTCCACTGCGAACGCCTCGTCTTCTTCATGGCTACCAACGTCCCCACCAAGGACTCTCTCGGTCTGTCTATATCCCTGGATCCTCCATTTACTATCTCTGTCTTTCGATACATATAA
- the LOC104703460 gene encoding 30S ribosomal protein S17, chloroplastic-like, whose amino-acid sequence MPALVPVIRAMKTMQGRVVCATNDKTVAVEVVRLAPHPKYKRRVRMKKKYQAHDPDNQFKVGDVVRLEKSRPISKTKSFVALPVVARKSGAGAGAGGDGLLGIPLESQQPAA is encoded by the coding sequence ATGCCGGCTTTAGTTCCGGTCATCAGAGCGATGAAAACGATGCAGGGGCGCGTGGTGTGCGCAACCAACGACAAGACTGTGGCGGTGGAGGTGGTGAGGCTGGCTCCCCACCCAAAGTACAAGAGGCgagtgaggatgaagaagaagtaccAAGCTCATGACCCTGATAATCAGTTCAAGGTGGGCGACGTGGTGAGGCTGGAAAAGAGCAGACCCATCAGTAAGACCAAATCATTTGTGGCGCTTCCTGTCGTCGCCAGGAAATCTGGAGCCGGAGCCGGAGCCGGAGGAGATGGCCTCCTTGGCATTCCCTTGGAGTCTCAGCAGCCTGCTGCTTAG